Proteins encoded within one genomic window of Mycolicibacterium aubagnense:
- a CDS encoding magnesium chelatase subunit D family protein: MTYPFSALVGQDRLRLALILCAVRPDIGGVLIRGEKGTAKSTAVRGLAEVLAAVDADARLVELPIGATEDRVVGSIDLQKVLRDGEHAFSPGLLARAHGGVLYVDEVNLLHDHLVDVLLDAAAMGRVHIERDGVSHSHEARFMLVGTMNPEEGELRPQLLDRFGLTVDVYASREVDVRVEVIRRRMSYEADPAGFGERYAADDAELAGQIAKARAAVSSVLLPDNELRRIAALCAAFDVDGMRADLVVARTAVAHAAWRGATGASEATGNDLVVTEEDIRVAAELALPHRRRRDPFDDLGLDPGQLDDAMAQAEAESQSEPEPDPDPPGGGVSADSSAEAAPQGNSAATGASQPSAAKPSAPPSATFRTRALVVPGVGEGAPGRRSRARNRTGTPISATDDAQAGHGVHVFGTLLAAADRRPQAGRLQLAPADVRHAIREGREGNLVIFVVDASGSMAARDRMSAVSGATLSLLRDAYQRRDKVAVVTFRGAEAKLLLPPTSSVHIASRRLARFDTGGKTPLAQGLLAARDVVLREKARDRARRPLVVVLTDGRATGGPDPLGRTRTAAGLLVAEGTAAVVVDCETSYIRLGLAQQLACQLGAPAVQLAQLRADNLARVVRAGQAAA; this comes from the coding sequence GTGACGTATCCATTCAGCGCATTGGTGGGCCAGGACCGGCTCCGCCTGGCGCTCATCCTGTGCGCGGTGCGTCCCGACATCGGGGGCGTGCTGATCCGTGGCGAGAAGGGCACCGCGAAATCGACTGCGGTGCGCGGGCTTGCCGAAGTGCTGGCGGCGGTGGATGCCGATGCCCGCCTCGTGGAGTTGCCCATCGGTGCGACCGAGGACCGCGTGGTCGGCTCGATCGATTTGCAGAAGGTGTTGCGGGACGGCGAACATGCCTTCTCGCCAGGGCTGCTGGCCCGCGCGCACGGTGGTGTCCTGTACGTGGACGAGGTGAACCTGTTGCACGACCACCTGGTCGACGTGCTGCTGGACGCCGCCGCCATGGGCCGCGTGCACATCGAGCGCGACGGGGTCTCGCATTCCCACGAGGCCCGATTCATGTTGGTGGGCACCATGAATCCGGAAGAGGGCGAGCTACGTCCGCAGCTGCTCGACCGTTTCGGATTGACCGTCGACGTGTACGCCTCGCGGGAGGTCGATGTCCGCGTCGAGGTGATCCGGCGCCGGATGTCCTATGAAGCAGATCCCGCCGGTTTCGGCGAGCGGTACGCCGCCGACGACGCCGAGCTGGCCGGCCAGATTGCCAAGGCGCGTGCGGCGGTCTCGTCAGTGTTGTTGCCGGACAACGAGTTACGACGGATCGCGGCCCTGTGCGCGGCGTTCGACGTGGACGGGATGCGCGCCGACCTGGTGGTCGCGCGCACGGCTGTCGCGCATGCCGCCTGGCGTGGTGCGACCGGGGCGAGCGAAGCGACGGGGAATGACCTGGTGGTGACCGAGGAGGATATCCGGGTCGCCGCGGAACTGGCGCTGCCGCATCGGCGGCGCCGCGATCCGTTCGACGACCTGGGCCTGGACCCGGGGCAGCTCGACGATGCCATGGCACAGGCGGAAGCCGAATCACAGTCCGAGCCCGAGCCGGATCCCGACCCGCCGGGTGGCGGTGTCTCCGCGGACAGCTCGGCAGAGGCTGCACCGCAAGGAAACTCGGCGGCGACCGGTGCTTCGCAGCCGAGTGCTGCAAAGCCCAGCGCGCCGCCGTCGGCGACGTTCCGGACCCGCGCGCTCGTCGTACCCGGCGTGGGGGAAGGGGCGCCCGGCCGGCGGTCGCGGGCCCGGAACCGCACCGGCACTCCCATCTCGGCCACCGACGACGCCCAGGCGGGCCACGGTGTGCACGTCTTCGGCACGCTGCTGGCCGCGGCGGACCGTCGTCCGCAGGCCGGCCGGCTTCAGCTGGCGCCCGCCGACGTCCGCCACGCGATCCGCGAAGGGCGCGAAGGCAATCTGGTGATCTTCGTGGTCGACGCATCAGGTTCCATGGCGGCCCGGGACCGCATGTCCGCGGTCAGCGGGGCGACGCTGTCGCTGTTGCGTGACGCCTACCAACGCCGCGACAAGGTCGCCGTCGTCACGTTCCGGGGTGCCGAGGCCAAGCTGCTGTTGCCGCCGACCTCCTCGGTGCACATCGCCAGTCGGCGGCTGGCGCGTTTCGATACGGGCGGGAAAACCCCACTGGCACAAGGACTTCTGGCTGCGCGCGACGTGGTGCTGCGGGAGAAGGCCCGCGACCGTGCCCGTCGCCCGCTGGTGGTCGTGCTCACCGATGGCCGTGCGACGGGCGGCCCCGATCCGCTGGGCCGGACTCGGACCGCCGCCGGCCTGCTGGTCGCGGAGGGGACGGCCGCCGTCGTCGTCGATTGCGAAACCTCTTATATTCGGCTGGGGTTGGCGCAGCAGCTGGCTTGCCAACTCGGCGCGCCCGCCGTGCAACTGGCGCAGCTGCGCGCCGACAACCTGGCCCGAGTGGTCCGGGCCGGGCAAGCCGCCGCGTAA
- the cobO gene encoding cob(I)yrinic acid a,c-diamide adenosyltransferase: protein MPQGQPLTVPNDGLTTKARRNAPILAVHTGPGKGKSTAAFGMALRAWNQGFDVAVFQFVKSAKWKVGEEAAFQALGRLHDEQGVGGSVQWHKMGSGWSWTRRQGSAEDHAAAAVEGWAEISRRLAEGRHDFYVLDEFTYPLKWGWIDVEEVVDVLRSRPGTQHVVITGRDAPPQLLDAADLVTEMTKVKHPMDAGRKGQRGIEW from the coding sequence ATGCCACAAGGACAGCCGCTGACCGTCCCCAACGACGGTCTGACCACCAAGGCGCGGCGCAATGCACCCATCCTGGCGGTGCACACGGGCCCGGGCAAGGGGAAGTCCACCGCCGCTTTCGGCATGGCGCTGCGCGCCTGGAACCAAGGTTTTGATGTCGCGGTGTTCCAGTTCGTCAAGAGTGCGAAGTGGAAGGTCGGGGAGGAAGCGGCGTTCCAGGCCCTCGGCCGGCTGCACGACGAGCAGGGCGTCGGGGGATCGGTGCAATGGCACAAGATGGGCTCGGGCTGGTCGTGGACCCGCCGGCAGGGGTCCGCCGAGGATCACGCCGCCGCGGCCGTCGAAGGCTGGGCCGAGATCTCTCGCCGGCTGGCCGAGGGGCGTCATGACTTCTACGTCCTGGACGAGTTCACGTACCCGCTCAAGTGGGGTTGGATCGACGTGGAAGAGGTAGTCGACGTGCTCCGATCGCGCCCCGGCACCCAGCACGTGGTCATCACCGGCCGCGACGCCCCGCCGCAGCTTCTCGACGCCGCCGACCTGGTGACCGAGATGACCAAGGTCAAGCACCCGATGGACGCGGGCCGTAAGGGCCAGCGCGGCATTGAATGGTGA
- a CDS encoding cobyrinate a,c-diamide synthase — protein sequence MTADVVPAVVIAAPASGSGKTTVATGLMGALRRAGHRVSAGKVGPDFIDPGYHALATGRPGRNLDPVLVGDDLIGPLYRHGSAGADIAVIEGVMGLFDGRITEQPMSPAPGSTAHVAGLLGAPVVLVVDARGQSQSIAALLHGFSTFDRAMRIAGVILNKVGSPRHEQVLRQACEQVGVPVLGAIPRDSGLEIPSRHLGLVTAVEHGRRAHEAVDVMTELVARHVDVEAVARCAGIGAPAPQWAPELEPVANVTVALAAGKAFSFGYAEHAELLRMAGAQVAAFDPLTDPLPDGTRALVIPGGFPEQFTAELSANAVVRQQIAALAAAGAPVHAECAGLTYLVDDLDGHPMCGVLPGSARFTERLTLGYRDAVATVDSSMHAAGERVTGHEFHRTTVEFADEQAPAWVFRGAGRVTVHDGAVRGGVHAGYLHTHPAAHPHAVRRFVSAATKLAR from the coding sequence GTGACCGCTGATGTTGTCCCGGCGGTCGTGATCGCGGCGCCGGCATCCGGCAGCGGCAAGACCACGGTGGCCACTGGCTTGATGGGTGCCCTGCGCCGCGCCGGACACCGAGTGAGTGCCGGCAAGGTCGGCCCGGACTTCATCGACCCCGGTTACCACGCCCTCGCCACGGGCCGCCCCGGCCGCAACCTCGACCCGGTCCTCGTCGGTGACGACCTGATCGGGCCGCTCTACCGGCACGGCAGCGCAGGTGCCGACATCGCCGTCATCGAGGGCGTCATGGGCCTGTTCGACGGCCGGATCACCGAGCAGCCGATGTCCCCGGCGCCGGGATCGACCGCACATGTTGCCGGGCTACTCGGTGCGCCGGTGGTGCTGGTCGTTGACGCGCGTGGGCAGAGCCAGAGCATTGCCGCTCTGCTGCATGGCTTTTCGACGTTCGATCGAGCGATGCGGATCGCCGGGGTGATCCTCAACAAGGTGGGGTCCCCGCGGCATGAACAGGTGCTGCGGCAGGCCTGTGAGCAGGTGGGCGTCCCGGTGCTCGGTGCGATCCCACGGGACAGCGGGCTGGAGATTCCGTCCCGGCACCTCGGGCTGGTCACCGCCGTCGAGCACGGCCGCCGGGCGCACGAGGCCGTCGACGTCATGACCGAACTCGTCGCCCGCCACGTCGACGTCGAAGCCGTCGCGCGCTGCGCGGGGATCGGGGCACCGGCACCGCAGTGGGCTCCCGAACTCGAGCCGGTGGCGAACGTCACCGTTGCGCTGGCCGCGGGCAAGGCCTTCAGCTTCGGCTACGCCGAGCACGCCGAGCTGCTGCGGATGGCCGGCGCCCAGGTCGCGGCCTTCGACCCGCTCACCGATCCGCTGCCGGACGGCACCCGGGCGCTTGTCATTCCCGGCGGTTTCCCGGAGCAGTTCACCGCCGAGCTGTCGGCAAATGCCGTTGTCCGGCAACAGATTGCCGCGCTGGCCGCCGCGGGCGCGCCGGTACACGCCGAGTGCGCCGGGCTCACCTACCTGGTCGACGACCTCGATGGGCACCCCATGTGCGGGGTACTGCCCGGCTCGGCGCGCTTCACCGAGCGGCTCACCCTGGGCTACCGGGATGCCGTCGCGACGGTGGACTCCAGCATGCACGCGGCGGGGGAGCGCGTCACCGGCCACGAATTTCACCGCACCACAGTCGAATTCGCCGACGAACAGGCGCCGGCCTGGGTTTTCCGGGGCGCCGGGCGCGTCACCGTGCACGACGGCGCGGTCCGCGGCGGCGTGCATGCCGGCTACCTGCACACCCATCCGGCCGCGCACCCGCACGCGGTGCGTCGGTTCGTATCGGCGGCAACTAAACTCGCCCGGTGA
- the cobA gene encoding uroporphyrinogen-III C-methyltransferase → MKPEHAYLVGLHLFGKKVVVVGAGSVAQRRLPLLIASGADVHVVAPAATPVVEALVDNPDGTGITLTSREFQNDDLDGAWYVLAATDDEAVNAAVADEADRRHIFCVRADAGLEGSAVTPASFEYDGLTVGVLAGGEHRRSAALRTAIREALQRGAIGDAAEPDNYSGVALVGGGPGDPELITVRGRRLLAHADVVVADRLAPQELLAELGPHVEVIDAAKIPYGRAMAQDAINAVLIDRAKEGKFVVRLKGGDPFVFARGYEEVLACAEAGIPVTVVPGVTSAIAVPALAGVPVTHRAVTHEFVVVSGHVAPGHPESLVNWDALAAMRGTIVLLMAVERIELFAKVLLQGGRPAETPVLVVQHGTTAAQQTLQTTLADAPEDIRSEGIRPPAIIVIGDVAAFAGLKKS, encoded by the coding sequence ATGAAACCCGAGCACGCCTACCTCGTGGGGCTGCATCTGTTCGGTAAGAAGGTCGTGGTCGTGGGTGCCGGCAGCGTCGCCCAGCGGCGGCTGCCGCTGCTGATCGCCAGTGGTGCCGATGTCCACGTCGTGGCGCCCGCCGCCACCCCGGTGGTCGAGGCGCTGGTCGACAACCCCGACGGCACCGGCATCACCCTCACGTCGCGGGAATTTCAGAACGACGACCTCGACGGCGCCTGGTACGTGCTCGCCGCGACCGACGACGAGGCCGTCAACGCCGCGGTGGCCGATGAGGCCGACCGTCGCCACATCTTCTGCGTGCGCGCCGACGCCGGCCTCGAGGGCTCGGCGGTGACCCCCGCATCCTTCGAGTACGACGGCCTGACGGTCGGCGTGCTGGCCGGCGGCGAGCATCGACGCTCTGCGGCGCTGCGCACCGCCATTCGCGAGGCGCTGCAGCGCGGCGCCATCGGCGACGCCGCCGAACCCGACAACTACAGCGGGGTGGCACTGGTCGGCGGTGGGCCGGGGGACCCGGAGCTGATCACGGTCCGCGGCCGCCGGCTGCTGGCGCACGCCGACGTGGTGGTGGCCGACCGGCTGGCCCCGCAAGAGCTGCTGGCTGAGCTCGGCCCGCACGTCGAGGTGATCGACGCCGCCAAGATTCCATATGGCCGGGCAATGGCCCAGGACGCGATCAACGCCGTGCTGATCGACCGGGCCAAGGAAGGCAAGTTCGTCGTCCGGCTCAAAGGCGGCGATCCGTTTGTCTTCGCGCGCGGGTATGAAGAGGTGCTGGCGTGCGCCGAGGCCGGCATTCCGGTCACCGTGGTACCCGGTGTGACCAGTGCCATAGCGGTTCCTGCCCTGGCCGGCGTTCCGGTGACCCACCGGGCCGTGACGCACGAATTCGTGGTGGTCAGCGGCCATGTCGCGCCCGGGCACCCGGAATCGTTAGTGAATTGGGACGCGCTGGCCGCGATGCGCGGCACCATCGTGCTGCTGATGGCGGTCGAGCGGATCGAACTGTTCGCCAAGGTGCTGCTACAAGGTGGCCGACCTGCAGAAACACCGGTCCTGGTGGTTCAGCACGGGACCACCGCGGCACAGCAGACCCTGCAGACCACACTTGCCGACGCGCCGGAAGACATCCGTTCGGAGGGCATCCGACCGCCCGCGATCATCGTGATCGGGGACGTCGCGGCGTTCGCAGGGTTAAAGAAATCTTAA
- a CDS encoding MFS transporter yields the protein MHVGQTDDERKSWYPAWLPSPRFLSAVVAIGGMQLLATMDSTVAIVALPKIQDELGLSDAGRSWVITAYVLTFGGLMLLGGRLGDTIGRKRTFIVGVALFTIASILCGVAWDETTLVIARLLQGVGSAIASPTGLALVATTFPKGPARNAATAIFAAMTGVGSVMGLVVGGALTVFSWRYAFLVNVPIGLVMIYLARTTLTETHRERMKLDAAGAILATLACTAAVFGFSMGPEKGWISPLTLGSGAAAAVFFLAFLYVERTAVNPVVPFVLFRDRNRVATFAAVFLAGGVMFTLTVLIGLYVQDIMGYSALKAGIGFIPFVIALGVGLGLSSQLVAIFSPRVLVIAGGILVLAAMIYGSTLNGGIPYFPNLVIPITVGGLGIGLIVVPLTVSAIAGVALNDIGPLSAIALMLQNLGGPVVLAIIQAVITSRTLYLGGTTGPVKHMNPVQLHALDQGYTYGLLWVAAVAVIVGAVALFIGYSADEVATAQETKEALDAGEL from the coding sequence ATGCACGTGGGACAGACCGACGACGAACGAAAGAGCTGGTATCCAGCTTGGCTTCCGTCCCCCCGCTTCCTTTCCGCAGTCGTTGCCATCGGTGGCATGCAGCTGCTGGCCACGATGGACAGCACTGTCGCCATCGTCGCCCTTCCTAAGATCCAGGACGAGCTGGGCCTGTCCGACGCCGGCCGCAGCTGGGTGATCACCGCTTATGTGCTGACTTTCGGTGGTCTGATGCTCCTCGGCGGTCGCCTCGGTGACACCATCGGCCGCAAGCGCACCTTCATCGTCGGTGTCGCCCTCTTCACCATCGCTTCCATCCTCTGCGGTGTCGCGTGGGACGAGACCACCCTGGTCATCGCCCGACTGCTGCAGGGCGTCGGTTCGGCCATCGCCTCGCCGACGGGCCTGGCGCTCGTCGCCACCACCTTCCCGAAGGGCCCGGCCCGTAACGCGGCGACCGCGATCTTCGCGGCCATGACCGGCGTCGGCTCGGTGATGGGCCTCGTCGTCGGCGGCGCGCTGACCGTCTTCTCGTGGCGCTACGCGTTCCTGGTGAACGTGCCGATCGGCCTCGTCATGATCTACCTGGCCCGCACCACCCTGACCGAGACCCACCGCGAGCGCATGAAGCTCGACGCGGCGGGCGCCATCCTGGCGACCCTGGCCTGCACCGCGGCGGTGTTCGGCTTCTCGATGGGCCCGGAGAAGGGCTGGATATCCCCGCTGACGCTGGGCTCCGGCGCCGCGGCGGCCGTGTTCTTCCTGGCCTTCCTGTACGTCGAGCGCACCGCCGTCAACCCGGTGGTCCCGTTCGTTCTGTTCCGGGACCGCAACCGGGTTGCCACCTTCGCGGCGGTCTTCCTCGCCGGTGGCGTGATGTTCACGCTGACCGTGCTGATCGGCCTGTACGTGCAGGACATCATGGGCTACAGCGCGCTGAAGGCCGGTATCGGCTTCATCCCGTTCGTCATCGCCCTGGGCGTCGGGCTGGGTCTGTCGTCGCAGCTGGTCGCGATCTTCTCGCCGCGAGTGCTGGTGATCGCAGGCGGCATCCTGGTGCTCGCCGCCATGATCTACGGCTCGACCCTCAACGGCGGTATCCCGTACTTCCCGAACCTGGTCATCCCGATCACCGTCGGTGGTTTGGGGATCGGCCTGATCGTCGTGCCGCTGACCGTCTCGGCCATCGCTGGGGTCGCGCTGAACGACATCGGTCCGCTGTCGGCCATCGCTCTGATGCTGCAGAATCTCGGCGGCCCCGTGGTGCTGGCCATCATCCAGGCTGTCATCACCTCGCGCACGCTGTACCTGGGCGGGACGACCGGTCCGGTGAAGCACATGAACCCCGTGCAGCTGCACGCCCTGGACCAGGGTTACACCTACGGCCTGCTGTGGGTCGCCGCGGTGGCTGTGATCGTCGGTGCGGTGGCACTGTTCATCGGCTACAGCGCCGACGAGGTTGCCACGGCACAGGAGACCAAGGAAGCGCTGGACGCCGGAGAGCTCTAG
- a CDS encoding alpha/beta hydrolase yields the protein MPSFVTHASLMHGWLPFLIQLVTAVVLGCAIGRRSRHWSVRRLPVALAVGVACAGALYWYITSLGVAGDPAPVRLWIWTALGGFAVAVLILGWQGSRWRRRGLAVLAVPLCALCALLMMNLWVGYFPTAYVAWNKFTVGKVPDEVDRWSVTAMQLKGIRPPRGVVVPVTTSSRESNFAHRAELVYLPPAWFATNPPPQLPTIMMIGSQLNTPADWIWAGNAKATVDKYAAEHDGNAPVLVFVDATGSFNNDTECVNGSHGNSSLHLTKEVVPYLISNFGVSPNPQNWGIVGWSMGGTCAVQLTARHPNLFSAFVDIAGDLSPNIGSKDQTIARLYGGDAAKWAEFDPSTVMRQYGRYRDVSGLFEIPGTAAACNAPGPGVPRDARANPEGQDIAAGTLCEIAQQHGINAEVRALLGLHDWGFANESFADSLPWIAGKLGAPGAATAPSKPAGPGNPGPASAAGPRTAPTL from the coding sequence GTGCCTTCGTTCGTCACCCATGCGTCGTTGATGCATGGGTGGCTGCCGTTTCTGATTCAGCTGGTGACCGCCGTGGTCCTGGGCTGCGCGATCGGACGCCGGTCGCGGCACTGGAGCGTCAGACGCCTGCCCGTGGCTCTGGCTGTCGGCGTCGCGTGTGCCGGCGCCCTGTACTGGTACATCACGTCGCTCGGCGTCGCCGGTGACCCGGCTCCGGTACGTCTGTGGATCTGGACGGCCCTCGGAGGCTTCGCTGTCGCCGTGCTGATCCTCGGCTGGCAGGGGTCGCGCTGGCGACGCCGGGGACTGGCCGTACTGGCGGTGCCGCTCTGTGCGTTGTGCGCGCTGCTGATGATGAACCTGTGGGTCGGCTACTTCCCGACCGCATACGTCGCGTGGAACAAGTTCACCGTCGGGAAGGTGCCCGACGAAGTCGACCGCTGGTCGGTGACGGCCATGCAGCTCAAAGGTATTCGGCCGCCGCGAGGCGTGGTCGTGCCGGTGACGACGAGCTCCCGTGAATCGAACTTCGCCCACCGAGCGGAACTCGTCTACCTGCCGCCGGCCTGGTTCGCCACCAATCCACCACCGCAGTTGCCGACGATCATGATGATCGGCTCGCAGTTGAACACCCCGGCGGACTGGATCTGGGCCGGCAACGCGAAAGCCACCGTCGACAAGTACGCCGCCGAACACGACGGCAATGCCCCGGTATTGGTGTTCGTCGACGCCACGGGCTCGTTCAACAACGACACCGAATGCGTCAACGGCAGCCACGGAAACTCGTCGCTCCACCTCACCAAAGAGGTGGTGCCCTACCTGATCTCGAACTTCGGTGTCAGCCCCAATCCCCAGAACTGGGGCATCGTCGGCTGGTCCATGGGCGGCACCTGCGCGGTGCAGCTCACCGCGCGCCATCCCAATCTGTTCAGCGCGTTCGTCGACATTGCCGGTGATCTGAGCCCGAACATCGGCAGCAAGGACCAGACCATTGCCCGGTTGTACGGCGGTGACGCAGCCAAATGGGCCGAGTTCGACCCGAGCACCGTGATGCGGCAGTACGGCCGCTACCGCGACGTCTCCGGCCTGTTCGAGATCCCCGGCACCGCCGCCGCGTGCAATGCCCCCGGACCCGGCGTCCCGCGCGACGCACGCGCGAACCCGGAAGGTCAGGACATCGCCGCCGGCACCCTCTGTGAGATTGCCCAACAGCACGGGATCAATGCCGAGGTTCGCGCGTTGCTCGGACTGCATGACTGGGGTTTCGCCAACGAATCATTCGCCGACTCGCTGCCGTGGATCGCGGGCAAGCTGGGTGCGCCGGGGGCGGCGACCGCGCCGAGCAAGCCGGCGGGGCCCGGCAACCCGGGCCCGGCGAGTGCGGCCGGCCCGCGCACCGCGCCGACGCTCTGA
- a CDS encoding VOC family protein yields the protein MMLRQEISDAVSPLGWRLVLGAVCAEVLTSGLAGAVALAAAVVEETGSESQGHLTIDVRPAVWFQQMDASRPQRNRIHLDVDVPHDVASARIAAALAAGGVMVSDRAAPAFWVLADAEGNEVCVCTWQGRD from the coding sequence ATGATGCTGCGCCAGGAGATTTCCGATGCGGTGAGCCCACTGGGTTGGCGCCTGGTGCTCGGTGCGGTGTGCGCCGAGGTGCTGACGTCCGGCTTGGCAGGTGCGGTGGCGCTGGCTGCCGCGGTTGTCGAGGAGACCGGCTCAGAGTCGCAGGGCCACTTGACCATCGACGTGCGCCCGGCCGTCTGGTTCCAGCAGATGGATGCGTCACGGCCGCAGCGCAATCGCATTCACCTCGATGTCGATGTGCCGCACGACGTGGCTTCCGCACGGATAGCGGCGGCGCTGGCGGCGGGCGGCGTCATGGTCAGTGATCGGGCGGCACCTGCTTTCTGGGTGCTGGCCGACGCCGAAGGCAACGAGGTGTGTGTCTGCACCTGGCAGGGCCGCGATTAA
- a CDS encoding proline--tRNA ligase produces MITRMSQLFLRTLRDDPADAEVPSHKLLIRAGYVRPIAPGLYSWLPLGLKVLRKIEDVVRSEMNAIGAQEILFPALLPRAPYEATDRWTEYGDNLFRLQDRRKNDYLLGPTHEEMFTLTVKGEYSSYKDFPLRLYQIQTKYRDEARPRAGILRGREFIMKDSYSFDIDDSGLKDAYHAHREAYQRIFDRLAVKYVIVSAVSGAMGGSASEEFLAESEVGEDTFVRCLQSGYAANVEAVITAVPDSLPIEGQPEAVVYDTPDAPTIATLVDWANTAGLGREITAADTLKNVLLKVRQPGGEWELLGIGVPGDREIDDKRLGAALEPAEYALIDEADFAKYPFLVKGYIGPKALLANDVRYLVDPRVVDGTSWITGADEKGKHVVGLVAGRDFTPDGTIEAADVRDGDPSPDGAGPLMSARGIEIGHVFQLGRKYTDAFSADVLGENGKPVRLTMGSYGIGVSRMVAVIAEQHHDELGLRWPSSVSPFDVHLVIANKDAEARTGATELAGELDRLGVDVLLDDRTSSPGVKFKDAELLGVPWIVVVGRGWADGTVELRNRFTGEKTEVPVDGAAAAITAALTG; encoded by the coding sequence GTGATCACCCGCATGTCCCAGCTGTTCCTGCGCACCCTGCGTGACGACCCCGCCGACGCCGAAGTGCCGAGCCACAAGCTGCTGATCCGGGCCGGCTACGTCCGCCCGATCGCGCCCGGTCTGTACAGCTGGCTGCCGTTGGGCCTGAAGGTGCTGCGCAAGATCGAGGACGTCGTCCGCAGTGAGATGAATGCCATCGGCGCCCAGGAGATTCTGTTCCCGGCACTGCTGCCGCGCGCCCCCTACGAGGCCACCGACCGCTGGACCGAGTACGGCGACAACCTGTTCCGGCTGCAGGACCGCCGCAAGAACGACTACCTGCTGGGGCCCACCCACGAGGAGATGTTCACGCTGACGGTCAAGGGGGAGTACTCGTCGTACAAGGACTTCCCGCTGCGGCTCTACCAAATCCAGACCAAGTACCGCGATGAGGCGCGCCCCCGCGCCGGCATCCTGCGCGGCCGCGAGTTCATCATGAAGGACTCGTACTCGTTCGACATCGACGACAGCGGTCTCAAGGACGCCTACCACGCGCACCGCGAGGCGTACCAGCGCATCTTCGACCGGCTGGCGGTCAAGTACGTCATCGTGTCCGCGGTGTCGGGCGCCATGGGCGGCAGTGCTTCCGAGGAGTTCCTGGCCGAGAGCGAAGTCGGCGAGGACACCTTCGTCCGCTGCCTGCAGTCCGGCTACGCGGCCAACGTCGAAGCCGTCATCACCGCGGTGCCCGATTCCTTGCCGATCGAAGGCCAGCCCGAGGCCGTCGTCTACGACACACCTGACGCTCCCACCATCGCAACCCTGGTGGACTGGGCCAACACGGCTGGTCTGGGCCGGGAGATCACCGCCGCCGACACGTTGAAGAACGTGCTGCTGAAGGTGCGCCAGCCGGGCGGTGAGTGGGAACTGCTGGGTATCGGCGTGCCTGGTGACCGCGAGATCGACGACAAGCGCCTCGGGGCCGCCCTCGAGCCCGCCGAATACGCGCTGATCGACGAGGCCGACTTCGCCAAGTACCCCTTCCTGGTCAAGGGTTACATCGGCCCAAAGGCATTGCTGGCCAATGATGTTCGCTACCTGGTGGACCCCCGGGTGGTCGACGGTACGTCCTGGATCACCGGCGCCGACGAGAAGGGCAAGCACGTTGTCGGCCTGGTGGCCGGCCGTGACTTCACGCCCGACGGCACCATCGAGGCCGCCGACGTCCGCGACGGCGACCCGTCGCCAGACGGTGCCGGGCCGCTGATGTCGGCCCGTGGCATCGAGATCGGGCACGTCTTCCAGCTGGGCCGCAAGTATACCGATGCCTTCAGCGCTGACGTGCTCGGCGAGAACGGCAAGCCGGTCCGCCTGACCATGGGCTCCTACGGCATCGGCGTCTCGCGCATGGTCGCGGTGATCGCCGAGCAGCACCACGACGAGCTGGGTCTGCGCTGGCCGTCCTCGGTGTCGCCATTCGATGTGCACCTGGTGATCGCGAACAAGGACGCCGAAGCCCGTACCGGCGCGACGGAGCTGGCCGGCGAGCTCGACCGGCTCGGCGTCGACGTGCTGCTCGACGACCGCACGTCCTCGCCGGGTGTGAAGTTCAAGGACGCCGAGCTGCTGGGCGTGCCGTGGATCGTGGTGGTCGGCCGCGGCTGGGCCGACGGCACCGTCGAGCTGCGGAACCGGTTCACCGGTGAGAAGACCGAGGTGCCGGTCGACGGCGCCGCGGCCGCGATCACGGCGGCTCTCACCGGGTAG
- a CDS encoding ferritin-like domain-containing protein codes for MTSPQPTPTRPGSASDAAVYDAIAAEHGTIYGYGLVSAHTTPDVNDLVAEAMAKHRANREAGIAALAARSVPAPLPAAGYQLPVDANNPGDAAKLALQMEEETAVAWRAVAEQATTTEDRTVAVRALTDCAVLAARWRAVLGATPVVAPFPGGNE; via the coding sequence ATGACGAGTCCCCAGCCCACGCCGACGCGGCCGGGTAGCGCTTCCGACGCCGCGGTATATGACGCGATCGCCGCCGAGCACGGCACCATCTACGGCTACGGCCTGGTGTCGGCGCACACCACGCCGGACGTTAACGACCTGGTTGCCGAGGCGATGGCCAAACATCGAGCCAACCGTGAGGCCGGGATCGCGGCGCTGGCGGCACGATCGGTGCCGGCTCCGCTGCCGGCCGCGGGCTATCAGCTCCCCGTCGACGCGAACAACCCCGGCGACGCCGCCAAACTGGCCCTGCAGATGGAAGAGGAGACCGCTGTCGCCTGGCGAGCGGTGGCCGAGCAGGCCACCACCACCGAGGACCGGACGGTGGCGGTCAGAGCCCTCACCGACTGTGCGGTGCTCGCCGCCCGCTGGCGTGCGGTGCTCGGCGCGACGCCGGTCGTCGCGCCGTTCCCCGGTGGCAACGAGTAG